One genomic segment of Panicum virgatum strain AP13 chromosome 2N, P.virgatum_v5, whole genome shotgun sequence includes these proteins:
- the LOC120659927 gene encoding aquaporin PIP2-6-like, whose product MGKEVDVSTLEAGGARDYADPPPAPLVDIDELCKWSLYRAVIAEFVATLLFLYITVATVIGYKHQTDASASGPDAACGGVGILGIAWAFGGMIFILVYCTAGISGGHINPAVTFGLFLARKVSLVRAVLYMAAQCLGAICGVALVKGFQSGFYARYGGGANEVSAGYSTGTGLAAEIVGTFVLVYTVFSATDPKRNARDSHVPVLAPLPIGFAVFMVHLATIPVTGTGINPARSLGAAVVYNNSKAWSDQWIFWVGPFIGAAIAALYHQIVLRASARGYGSFRSNA is encoded by the exons ATGGGCAAGGAGGTGGACGTGTCCACCCTCGAGGCTGGCGGCGCCCGCGACtacgccgacccgccgccggcgccgctggtgGACATCGACGAGCTCTGCAAGTGGTCCCTGTACCGCGCCGTGATCGCCGAGTTCGTGGCCACGCTGCTGTTCCTGTACATCACGGTGGCGACGGTGATCGGGTACAAGCACCAGACGGACGCGTCGGCGTCGGGCCCcgacgcggcgtgcggcggcgtggGCATCCTCGGCATCGCGTGGGCGTTCGGCGGCATGATCTTCATCCTCGTCTACTGCACCGCGGGGATCTCTGGCGGCCACATCAACCCGGCGGTCACCTTCGGGCTGTTCCTGGCGCGCAAGGTGTCCCTGGTGCGCGCCGTCCTGTACATGGCGGCGCAGTGCCTGGGCGCCATCTGCGGCGTCGCGCTCGTCAAGGGCTTTCAGAGCGGCTTCTACGCGCgctatggcggcggcgccaacgAGGTCAGTGCCGGCTACTCCACCGGCACGGGGCTCGCCGCCGAGATCGTCGGCACCTTCGTGCTCGTCTACACCGTCTTCTCCGCCACCGACCCAAAGCGCAACGCCCGCGACTCCCACGTCCCG GTGCTGGCGCCCCTGCCAATTGGGTTTGCGGTGTTCATGGTGCACCTTGCCACGATCCCGGTCACCGGCACGGGGATCAACCCGGCGAGGAGCCTCGGCGCCGCTGTCGTGTACAACAACAGCAAGGCCTGGAGCGACCAG tggatcTTCTGGGTGGGTCCGTTCATCGGCGCGGCGATCGCGGCGCTGTACCACCAGATCGTCCTCCGCGCCAGCGCCAGGGGCTACGGCTCCTTCCGGAGCAACGCCTAG